Sequence from the Procambarus clarkii isolate CNS0578487 chromosome 2, FALCON_Pclarkii_2.0, whole genome shotgun sequence genome:
TTGATAGAAAAAGGGGTTAGTGACAAATCTGCTtgttgtaacttacggaactccaactgttGAGATTAGGAGGGAGGCCTCGcacgtcttgagggacagctgctgCTACTTGTTGTGGTTGAGCGGCTTGAGCACGTGTAGTCACTAGAACAGGCTGGGAGATGTCTGCTGATTCTTCTGTCACGGTTACCTCTTCTTCTGCTGCAAAAGTCATAGCGGGATGTTCTTCCGTggctgagtcacatacctggggtattTCGCAGGTGATCAAATTGGTGGAATCTTGATGgttggccaagtcgttgcccaggaaaaGTGGAATTCCTGGCATGGGGAAAGGTTTCTCCCGAATAGCAACTTGGACTTTTCCACGAATGAATGGACACTCCAGGTAGACTGTGGCGAGCGGGTATGATGTagttgcagtgaggtcagtgatcagGACAGTTTCTCCAGTGTAGGCGACTTGAGGTGCAGCAGCTTTTAGTAGAATAGACTGCAGCGAAGCCGTGTCTCTCAAGATGCGTACTGTGCTCTTACCCTCGAAATCTTCACCATTGGCTGACACCGTTCCTGGATACACATGTCTGTCAAATAAAGCAAGATCACTAACAGGAACATTTACATGTAGTATAGGCTTGGTAGGCTTAGTGGGTGAATGCTTTGGCTTAGTTGAAActgtactagtggttttacactTAAGATTTGGACATTGTTCAATGAGGTGTCCATATGTTCTACAGTAACGACAGTAAAGTGCATAGTTAGTGACTTTACGACTTACTTCAGGTGAAGCTTGACTGGACCAAGATGGTTTACTGTAACCTGAGTCAAAAGATTTATGAATTAAACTGTAAGTATCAGCTAACTGTGCACATTTACTGGGGTTCGTCTCTCCCTTATCTGCAAGACATAGACGTATGGTGTTTGGTACTCTGCGGGTAAACTCTTCCATTAGTATTAAATTGATAAGATCTTGAAATGTGGTCACCTGAGCTGATTCTAACCATTTTAAAAAATACCTGGTTTTGGTCTACACACACTCCACGTTGGTCTGAGCCTGAGTTTTTATATAGTCCTTGAAGCGTCGTCGGTAGCTCTCAGTGGAGAGTACATAGGCGTCAAGGACTGCTTGTTTGAGTACATCGTAGTCAGTCTCCTTTGCCAGAGTACTGAGGGTTAAGGCATCTCTTCCTGTAAGGTGTGACCTGAGACGTATAGACAATTGAGTCCTAGGCCATTGTAACTGGGTGGCCAAGGCCTCGAATGACACAAAAAATGAATCTACTTCTGCCTCTACAAAAGGCGGCATCATTTTAATACAATTTGTAGGCTTAAAACATACCGGTAAGTTGGCTTCTGCTTCACGGCGCTGAGAGAGGTGGGGACTTTCAAGTTGTAACTCCTGGCGCCGGAACTCGAGCGCGGTGTCTGATCTACCTTGTTCCAAGCGTAATGTGATGCCAACTCCATCCTCCTCTTGTTGTCTCTTGAGTTGATGCTCTTGAGCTAGGATTTGTAGTAGTTCTACTTCTCTTCGACGTTGtaagtcagcttcttgttcttgacgttgacgttgtagttcagcttcttgttgtaGGATCTGGAGTCGTTCTTGTTCACGTGCACGTTCTAATTCAACTTTTTGTTCGTAGAGCCGGAATTGTTCTTGTTCACGCgcacgttgtagttcagcttcttgttgttgtagctggcgttgttctcgttcacgttcacgggctAATTCAGCCTCTTGTTGTCTCATCTCCCGGTTGCGTTCATCGGCAGCAGCTTCTAGTTGCGCTAACTAGATTTTTAGcttcatgtgtgtgagtgtggttttaTCAGCAACTCTATGTTGGTCCTGCTGCTCTGGAGTAATAAGATCATTGTCTGTAAGATGGTCTATAATAAAGTTATGAAGCTCAGCTTTGGTGACCCCATGGGGAGGAGTGATGTGGTATTCAGTAGTATGGGTGATTAATTCTGCTCTAGTAGAACGAATTAATGTGTGGAGCTCCATCTCCAGATTAGCACGAAATGCGGCTAACCCAAACATATTGAATATTATATAAATGCAAAATATCAATGAAAGAAAAATGCAAATACCCTGTAGGCGAACCAATAGGTGAGGATTACTAGACTGCCTTGTAAGTGATGTGGCAATATGCACGATATTGGTTGTTATATATCTGGCAACACTGTAAGTAAGTAACTATCCTGTAAGGCAACAATAAATTTACAAGATAAATTATTGTATTATATACGATAACCTGAAATAAAACTAAGTCTTTGACCTTAGTAAGGACTTGGAGAAACAATATATATGAATGTTTCGAGGTAGTAGAATATAAACAGGATGTAGGGATGTCTGTACCCTGTATTCTagtgaggataagggcaagagttgTCCTACTGGAATCTAGATAATTAACTGCAGAGTTACTGTTCCTTGTGCTCTGTAAAAGAATAGTAAACTCTCTACCTGAGCAGTTAATCATGAACTTTGAACGAAGGCTTAGGGGTGCAGGGAGTGTCACCACTGTGACAAGAACGGCTATACACGTCTCGAATGTATAACAGTTCTGGATGCGAAAGGATCTCTAGTCCAATACTTCCTCCTAAGTTCGTAATACAAAGTGGAACATAATAgttcgaagacaaatcaaagGACCAGATAAGTACCCGAGGAGGTGATCTGCCTGAGTGAGTCCTCTCTGTTGGGACAAAATCAATGTGGACAAAACATATAGCAATAGCTTAGAAGACTAACCATTACGAGCATGAATTTGCACATAAAACATCACGTAATCAAAGTCAATCTAATAAACAGATCACACATTGCAAAACCTGTAAAGTAGATGTGTTCAGTTACCAGTATGTAAATCTCAAAATGAATTCTGAAAAAATGCAAAGTATAAAAGCCAAGTATAACAACTAAACACAACATTAAGCAAAGGTTACTAGGAACAGCTCCTCAGACCTGCTCCTAGAACAGCTCCTGAACAGCTCCTGTGATTGCTCCTAGGACAGGGTCCCCCAAAATATGTGACGGGTTGTGGAATCGTAGCTATACTGagccaagatggtatggctctcccgcacataataataaaaaaatgctgctattggccttgcagtgtgtaaatcGCAGGAGGAAACAAATAAAAAtcattaaataaataattaaagaatttactgaaatattaatgaacataaatgtccctgaaaatacttggctatcatgtaatgcaaaagtgaacaagttagtatgactgttacgaacccgattccatcgtcggagcatggaccagcgacGTCAATACCATCTgcaagtccgctcccgaaacctccacaaattggacgacgccatatagtggtgacaggattataccagcaagaggcgctagattcctgtcctagttagctcgagaggtagctggtgctgacctctggtg
This genomic interval carries:
- the LOC138367345 gene encoding uncharacterized protein, whose amino-acid sequence is MRQQEAELAREREREQRQLQQQEAELQRAREQEQFRLYEQKVELERAREQERLQILQQEAELQRQRQEQEADLQRRREVELLQILAQEHQLKRQQEEDGVGITLRLEQGRSDTALEFRRQELQLESPHLSQRREAEANLPVCFKPTNCIKMMPPFVEAEVDSFFVSFEALATQLQWPRTQLSIRLRSHLTGRDALTLSTLAKETDYDVLKQAVLDAYVLSTESYRRRFKDYIKTQAQTNVECYSKPSWSSQASPEVSRKVTNYALYCRYCRTYGHLIEQCPNLKCKTTSTVSTKPKHSPTKPTKPILHVNVPVSDLALFDRHVYPGTVSANGEDFEGKSTVRILRDTASLQSILLKAAAPQVAYTGETVLITDLTATTSYPLATVYLECPFIRGKVQVAIREKPFPMPGIPLFLGNDLANHQDSTNLITCEIPQVCDSATEEHPAMTFAAEEEVTVTEESADISQPVLVTTRAQAAQPQQVAAAVPQDVRGLPPNLNSWSSIKTDAMPGFYIDTNQLLYRRYRPSKLKTEEDWADLNQLVVPTSLRKDIISLAHGPMSHYGIHKTYNALLQDYFRPGMTRDVKSYVTNCHTCQMAGKPDVGIPKAPLIPISVPSEPFTRLVIDCVEPLPKTHVGNMYIITIMCPTTRFPIAVPIKNITAATVVKHLLKIFTQYGFPKEIQSDCGTNFTTELFKKTLQELNITEVLSSPYHPASQGSLERSQQTIKSLLKKYCIDTEKDWDKQLDRLMCIFRSLPNESLGVSPYEMLYGRKCRGPLKAFKDSLTSTTFRDSLNVPQFLKNLKHNLEQLHKFASANLPTHPPN